From the genome of Anopheles moucheti chromosome 3, idAnoMoucSN_F20_07, whole genome shotgun sequence, one region includes:
- the LOC128301816 gene encoding uncharacterized protein LOC128301816 — MEEFLEAIQSGQYEAVRTALENSDLDLDHQDLARDGNSPLHLATIAKHNKTRLVELLIGAGADCDLRNHDDLTPAELALDKGSPYVAEFALCKELDAVPDEQALRRLIRRGSVELLKIFLEKRAFDIHTKMKLIANLLDELTVKGVPVDRSMRVFLEYELIAHSYEDGAEGSATRQRRLGAAGGASSKRKADGKVQSSTGETEADGRIELVLSYTKYLTDRYDDDNLNDLDDEFVVRLRAICECLHYLDGLECCARSDWKLLKMIPLGELAYLCGVLLSILEKSVGFEMYKLVLNKPMIVSFLRAVSAELGTLVKVGARTVRTDRSFQWTPQLLLDLIVCIREQKLSQYVGRRRRVCEELQRIATSTCPLGAAERDRVLVELGRRELIALQDGVLERDTKWAVADYVAYLRDDHPLTVGQLWHRYHPKLRLSKRQVAYAASRRELLSKIRARRLDELSRNKTKLLEKELGARELQGTRSARTVRRRHRAVFGQIRRTYEQIWQMHTVKKIAYYVENALVIDLDDRSNATLCLMAIRRVMQFIGEASNESQQHQLTFARMLANLLDHVLSPLYSTAAPAEEVELRESFSARCSVGKYFLNRTLTDEQVRTIQERLKAVYRFCLYVINIQLIEAYKTFLGTAYRLRNTGQLQSYARYIGEHNLHTLSHIKFEHVFYDEKETGRIVQELKKMYIGMANELKLLSFIEKNIHFRFYHMQYHQTRLRVTLSNFAIVYRALKANTDYGCVRRLLHSYLHQSYQKYDISRSISISDANLALKELLRPYSSISENEDTLKVVRHLEELQNLMDPDRMFGINPVRCTSAHSASEATQYQKFTRKLLKDMSAPALNDDEFQQLHDKLSRAYYGNIFLVQQRYHTLEEFFRTKGVALDESELLTRRECDEEMLQELFDAKVNDVVEILEKFECTDVQNLCDVIEELPPVVQFALEYGLLELLEILTSVNALGHSNRWHPLQCSSAVLNGHNLKTFLAGGRESLVLESLTLKSNATIFLNAITFKHRSYELYGGRTDGRHCSKSKPMVGCFADKFANRLQWVEQQRTLYEAIRTGAMELSSLRRQVREGLEIAGKRYGSLMPNELCYYGLIDCAIAGDFRAMIDLLTEADGTEQSDMRASERHRLLRYLSRRTTKSHFLVEPLERMKVEDRHTLVLYLCMFHGDVELFRTQLARYNAYEELHLFVNSEDHRFVQQLLRALPDYDWSRTDANGMTIMQKLVNVGNQPAIEDLIKRMSSEQLNSLCSMKYTALNLAARLNLVEIVRVLASTGIDRNVMSEDEKLAVFWLIQYGNSRTIVQQTIDAATDLTAFSSELCLLHRAIEYDNEDVLRYLIEDCKVDPTRIYSNCNNVLHVAAGFDRSRILRYLLTIPGLRKIVNNCNLVKNSPLNVACKEGYIRSARVLLAQGGANTETCGEYGLNALAFAMYTNNVKLARCLFRYDATIGNPLSSDFQPINMAIRNRNIRLLELLLRRGVDVNSAPLCFINAVCARSRDIVQLLVGRGVKHVNHRDEFCQTALHLCVERDEYEMARELIRYGAHINAKNRSGMTPLHLAVQRGNVRLVQLLLDHKCSVDELNYHGETPLIRAVVSNNITLVKILLNNGASIERLRNSDPPVLLYLVQENHEEILDYLLEHYQFNANEQDAYGNTLVYVATQHNHINIVKLLVDKYRAKTNPTNHKKLTPLMIARVKEYKEIFHFLEARLVEE, encoded by the coding sequence ATGGAAGAGTTTCTGGAGGCGATCCAGAGTGGCCAGTACGAGGCGGTGCGGACCGCACTCGAAAATTCTGACCTAGATCTAGACCACCAGGATCTGGCGCGCGATGGCAACAGTCCGCTGCATCTTGCCACCATAGCCAAACACAACAAGACGCGCCTGGTCGAGCTGCTGATCGGAGCGGGTGCCGATTGCGATCTGCGTAATCATGACGATCTTACACCGGCGGAACTAGCGCTGGACAAAGGTTCACCGTACGTGGCGGAGTTTGCACTGTGCAAAGAGCTGGATGCCGTGCCGGACGAGCAGGCCCTCCGACGACTCATCCGGCGGGGCTCGGTGGAGCTGTTGAAGATTTTCCTCGAAAAGCGCGCTTTCGACATCCACACGAAGATGAAACTCATCGCAAACCTGCTGGACGAGCTGACCGTGAAGGGTGTACCGGTTGATCGATCGATGCGCGTCTTCCTGGAGTACGAGCTGATCGCGCACAGCTACGAGGATGGTGCGGAAGGTAGCGCTACCAGACAGCGGAGACTCGGTGCGGCCGGTGGCGCTAGCTCGAAACGAAAGGCCGACGGTAAAGTGCAAAGCAGCACGGGCGAAACAGAGGCTGACGGGCGCATAGAGTTAGTGCTAAGCTATACCAAATACTTGACCGATCGGTACGACGACGACAACCTGAACGATCTGGACGACGAGTTTGTGGTGCGGCTGAGGGCGATATGCGAGTGCTTGCACTATCTGGACGGGCTGGAATGTTGTGCCCGGTCCGACTGGAAGCTGCTGAAGATGATCCCGCTCGGTGAGCTGGCCTATCTGTGCGGTGTGCTACTGTCCATCCTGGAGAAGAGCGTTGGGTTCGAGATGTACAAGCTGGTGCTGAACAAGCCGATGATCGTGTCGTTTTTGCGTGCGGTCAGTGCGGAGCTGGGGACGCTGGTGAAAGTGGGTGCCCGCACCGTACGAACGGATCGCTCGTTTCAGTGGACACCGCAGCTGCTGCTCGATCTCATCGTGTGCATACGCGAACAGAAGCTGTCACAGTACGTTGGCCGGAGGCGACGCGTCTGCGAGGAACTGCAGCGCATCGCCACATCCACGTGTCCGCTCGGGGCGGCCGAACGGGACCGCGTGCTGGTGGAGCTGGGCCGGCGCGAGCTGATCGCACTGCAGGACGGTGTTCTGGAACGCGACACCAAATGGGCTGTAGCGGACTATGTCGCTTATCTGCGCGACGATCATCCGCTGACGGTGGGGCAACTTTGGCACCGATACCATCCGAAGCTCCGCCTCTCGAAGCGACAGGTGGCGTACGCGGCGAGCAGGCGCGAACTGTTGTCAAAGATTCGGGCCCGCCGGTTGGACGAGCTGAGCCGCAACAAGACGAAGCTGCTCGAGAAGGAGCTCGGTGCGCGGGAACTGCAGGGCACCCGGTCGGCAAGGACGGTGCGGCGTCGGCACCGTGCCGTGTTCGGGCAGATTCGGCGCACGTACGAGCAGATTTGGCAGATGCACACGGTGAAGAAGATTGCGTATTACGTCGAGAATGCGCTCGTCATCGATTTGGACGATCGTTCGAACGCGACACTCTGTCTGATGGCGATCCGGCGGGTGATGCAGTTTATCGGTGAGGCAAGCAACGAGTCCCAGCAGCACCAGCTAACCTTTGCCCGTATGCTGGCCAATCTGCTGGACCATGTACTATCGCCGCTGTACTCCACCGCGGCTCCTGCCGAGGAGGTCGAGCTTAGGGAATCGTTCTCGGCCCGTTGCTCAGTGGGGAAATATTTCCTCAACCGAACGCTCACGGACGAACAGGTGAGAACGATACAGGAGCGATTGAAAGCCGTGTACCGGTTCTGTCTGTACGTCATCAACATTCAGCTGATAGAGGCGTACAAAACGTTCCTTGGGACGGCGTACCGGTTGCGCAACACGGGCCAGCTGCAGTCGTACGCACGGTACATCGGGGAGCACAATCTCCACACACTAAGTCACATCAAGTTCGAGCACGTGTTCTACGACGAGAAGGAGACGGGCCGCATTGTGCAGGAGCTGAAGAAGATGTACATCGGCATGGCGAACGAGCTGAAGCTGCTGTCGTTCATCGAGAAGAACATTCACTTCCGGTTCTATCACATGCAGTACCACCAAACGCGGCTGCGCGTGACACTGTCCAACTTTGCCATTGTTTACCGGGCGTTGAAGGCAAATACGGACTATGGGTGTGTGCGGCGGTTGCTGCATTCGTATCTACACCAGAGCTACCAGAAGTACGACATCTCCCGCTCGATCTCGATCTCCGATGCAAATCTAGCGCTCAAGGAGTTGCTCCGACCGTACAGCAGTATTAGCGAGAATGAGGACACTTTGAAGGTGGTGCGTCATCTGGAGGAGCTACAGAACCTGATGGACCCGGACCGCATGTTTGGTATTAATCCGGTGCGCTGTACTAGCGCCCATTCTGCATCGGAAGCAACGCAATATCAGAAGTTTACCCGCAAACTGCTGAAGGACATGAGCGCACCAGCGTTAAACGATGATGAATTTCAACAGCTGCACGACAAGCTGTCCCGTGCGTACTATGGGAATATCTTTCTGGTGCAGCAACGCTACCACACGCTGGAGGAGTTTTTCCGCACGAAAGGAGTTGCGCTGGATGAGTCGGAACTGCTCACGCGTCGGGAGTGTGATGAGGAAATGCTGCAAGAGCTGTTCGACGCGAAGGTGAACGATGTGGTGGAAATTCTGGAGAAGTTTGAATGTACTGATGTGCAGAATTTGTGCGACGTGATCGAAGAACTTCCGCCCGTGGTACAGTTTGCGCTGGAATACGGGCTCCTGGAGCTGCTCGAAATTCTCACCTCCGTGAACGCGCTCGGGCATTCAAACCGCTGGCATCCACTGCAGTGCAGTTCCGCCGTGTTGAACGGGCACAATCTGAAAACGTTCCTTGCTGGGGGACGGGAATCCTTGGTGCTGGAAAGTCTCACACTGAAATCGAACGCTACCATCTTTCTGAACGCGATCACCTTCAAACATCGTTCGTACGAGCTTTACGGTGGAAGAACGGACGGGCGACACTGTAGCAAATCGAAACCGATGGTGGGATGTTTTGCGGACAAATTTGCCAACCGGTTGCAATGGGTCGAACAGCAACGCACCCTGTATGAAGCGATCCGGACGGGTGCAATGGAGCTGAGCAGCTTGCGCCGGCAGGTGCGCGAAGGTTTGGAAATCGCTGGCAAACGGTACGGTTCGTTAATGCCCAACGAGTTGTGTTATTACGGTTTAATCGATTGTGCCATCGCGGGTGACTTCCGGGCGATGATCGATCTGCTGACAGAGGCTGACGGCACGGAGCAATCCGACATGCGCGCGTCCGAACGGCATCGTCTCCTGCGCTACTTATCGCGTCGCACAACAAAGTCacactttctagtggaaccgtTGGAGCGGATGAAGGTGGAAGATCGTCACACGCTGGTGCTGTATTTGTGCATGTTCCACGGGGATGTTGAACTATTCCGCACACAGCTCGCTCGCTACAACGCGTATGAGGAGCTGCATCTGTTCGTGAACTCGGAAGATCACCGCTTTGTGCAGCAACTGTTGCGTGCACTGCCGGACTACGATTGGAGCCGTACCGATGCGAACGGGATGACCATCATGCAGAAGCTCGTGAACGTTGGTAATCAGCCGGCCATTGAGGATCTGATCAAGCGCATGTCCTCCGAGCAGCTGAACTCACTGTGCAGCATGAAGTACACCGCGTTGAATCTAGCGGCTCGATTAAATCTCGTCGAAATCGTGCGAGTTCTGGCGAGTACCGGCATAGACCGGAACGTGATGAGCGAGGACGAGAAGCTGGCCGTGTTCTGGCTGATCCAGTACGGTAACTCACGCACCATCGTACAGCAGACGATCGATGCGGCAACCGATCTGACCGCTTTCTCCAGCGAACTGTGTCTGCTTCATCGCGCGATCGAGTACGACAATGAGGATGTGCTGCGGTACTTGATCGAGGACTGCAAGGTGGACCCGACGCGTATCTACTCGAACTGCAACAACGTGCTACACGTGGCGGCTGGCTTCGATCGAAGTCGCATCCTGCGCTATCTGCTCACGATTCCCGGTCTGCGCAAGATCGTCAACAACTGCAATCTGGTGAAGAATAGCCCGCTGAATGTTGCCTGCAAGGAGGGCTACATCCGCTCGGCACGTGTTTTACTCGCGCAAGGTGGCGCTAATACGGAAACGTGCGGTGAGTACGGGCTGAATGCGCTCGCGTTCGCAATGTACACAAACAACGTGAAGCTGGCGAGATGTTTGTTCCGATACGACGCAACGATCGGAAATCCGCTCAGTTCGGACTTTCAACCGATCAACATGGCGATCCGGAACCGCAACATACGCCTGCTGgaactgctgctgcgacgtggCGTGGACGTAAACAGTGCCCCGCTGTGCTTTATCAATGCGGTGTGCGCACGCTCGCGCGACATTGTGCAGCTGCTGGTTGGCCGGGGCGTGAAGCACGTGAACCACCGGGACGAGTTCTGTCAAACGGCGCTACATCTGTGCGTGGAGCGGGATGAGTATGAAATGGCGCGCGAGCTCATCCGGTACGGGGCACACATTAATGCCAAAAATCGCTCGGGAATGACACCGCTGCATCTGGCCGTGCAGCGTGGCAATGTGCGGCTGGtgcagctgctgctcgaccACAAATGCTCGGTAGATGAGCTCAACTATCACGGCGAAACGCCGCTGATCCGCGCAGTGGTTAGCAATAACATTACGCTCGTGAAGATCCTGCTCAACAATGGTGCCAGTATCGAGCGGCTTCGGAACAGCGATCCGCCGGTGCTGCTCTATCTGGTGCAGGAGAACCATGAGGAAATTCTCGACTATCTGCTGGAACACTATCAGTTCAATGCGAACGAGCAGGACGCGTACGGCAATACGCTGGTGTACGTGGCCACTCAGCACAACCATATCAATATCGTGAAGCTGCTGGTGGACAAGTATCGCGCCAAGACGAACCCGACCAACCACAAGAAGCTAACGCCACTCATGATCGCGCGCGTAAAGGAGTACAAGGAGATCTTCCACTTCCTAGAGGCACGTCTCGTGGAGGAGTAA
- the LOC128305900 gene encoding odorant receptor Or2-like, with the protein MKILDCPLLSVNVRVWRFWSFVLVHNWRRYISIIPVTVLNVFMFADLYRAWGNIEEVIINAYFAVLYFNAVLRTLILVYNRDRYESFLAGAAAVYEEICALNDEVITKLVATYTKRARFLSISNLALGAFISGCFVVYPLFTGQRGLPYGMFIPGVNNFHSPQYEIIYLTQLVLTFPGCCMYIPYTSFFASSTLFGLVQIKTLQHQLQNFRSENLTESTVALNRKLQKLIEDHRRIIRYVQDLNDLVTYICLIEFLSFGLMLCALLFLLNIISVMAQIVIVGAYIFMILTQIFAFYWHSNEVREESMAIAEAAYSGPWLNVNDAIKKKLLLMIIRAQRPLEITVGNVYPMTLEMFQSLLNASYSYFTLLRRVYN; encoded by the exons ATGAAAATCCTCGACTGTCCGCTGCTGTCGGTGAATGTGCGCGTTTGGCGCTTCTGGTCGTTCGTGCTGGTGCACAACTGGCGTCGCTACATCAGCATCATTCCCGTGACGGTGCTGAACGTGTTTATGTTTGCCGATCTGTACCGTGCCTGGGGCAACATCGAGGAGGTCATTATTAATGCTTATTTTGCGGTACTCTATTTCAACGCTGTG CTGCGAACGCTTATACTTGTTTACAATCGAGATAGGTATGAATCCTTTCTGGCCGGTGCTGCCGCTGTGTATGAGGAAATATGC GCACTCAACGACGAAGTTATCACCAAGCTTGTCGCCACCTACACCAAGCGTGCCCGCTTCTTATCGATCTCCAACCTCGCGCTCGGTGCCTTCATCAGCGGCTGCTTTGTTGTGTATCCATTGTTTACCGGCCAACGGGGACTACCGTACGGCATGTTCATACCGGGCGTGAACAACTTTCACTCGCCGCAGTACGAAATAATTTACCTCACCCAGCTGGTGCTTACATTCCCCGGGTGCTGCATGTACATCCCCTACACCAGCTTCTTCGCGTCGAGCACACTGTTCGGGTTGGTGCAGATAAAAACATTGCAGCATCAGCTGCAAAATTTCCGATCGGAAAACCTTACCGAAAGCACGGTGGCACTGAACCGCAAGCTGCAGAAGCTGATCGAAGATCATAGGCGCATAATACG CTATGTTCAAGACCTCAACGATCTGGTGACTTACATCTGTTTGATAGAGTTCCTGTCTTTTGGTTTGATGCTGTGTGCCTTACTCTTCTTGCTAAACATT ATCAGCGTGATGGCGCAAATCGTTATCGTCGGTGCGTACATTTTCATGATCCTTACGCAAATATTCGCCTTCTACTGGCACTCGAACGAGGTGCGAGAGGAAAGCATGGCTATTGCGGAGGCTGCCTACAGTGGACCATGGCTGAATGTGAACGATGCTATAAAAAAGAAGCTGCTACTGATGATCATTCGTGCTCAGCGACCACTTGAG ATAACAGTTGGCAACGTTTATCCGATGACGCTGGAAATGTTTCAATCGCTGCTGAATGCTTCCTATTCCTACTTCACACTACTGAGAAGAGTGTACAATTAA